A window of the Capsicum annuum cultivar UCD-10X-F1 unplaced genomic scaffold, UCD10Xv1.1 ctg73351, whole genome shotgun sequence genome harbors these coding sequences:
- the LOC124894371 gene encoding uncharacterized protein LOC124894371 — VDPDFVADLAEGELRTELFNRQGGGQPYADQDGSGTSTPHPVNYAVSPRELRLRLHEVLQSQLEERVKKLEMSLQNNERKVRYMEAELASSWRDSSNSEGGSSSPHGSPIAKAEQRTADQPVAINLCGDALDAYNEAYDVFTRLSSEEEDVAVASGVKDINHQENSRSREHNFDWNENDGMSDDEMEKLLIRHLVEKARKGSPAVLNVQRALFSLDDNEH; from the coding sequence GTTGATCCAGACTTTGTAGCAGATCTAGCAGAGGGAGAGTTAAGAACTGAACTCTTTAATAGACAAGGTGGAGGTCAACCTTATGCAGATCAGGATGGTAGCGGGACCTCGACTCCTCATCCTGTTAACTATGCTGTCTCGCCAAGAGAGCTGAGATTGCGGCTGCACGAAGTTCTCCAATCACAACTAGAAGAACGGGTCAAGAAGCTTGAGATGTCACTTCAGAATAATGAAAGGAAAGTTCGGTATATGGAAGCAGAGCTTGCAAGTTCTTGGAGGGACTCCTCAAACAGTGAAGGGGGCTCTTCTTCCCCCCACGGTAGTCCTATAGCTAAAGCTGAACAACGTACAGCAGACCAGCCAGTGGCAATCAATTTATGCGGAGATGCTTTAGATGCATATAACGAGGCTTATGACGTGTTCACAAGGTTAAGTTCAGAGGAGGAGGATGTTGCTGTTGCATCCGGAGTTAAGGACATCAACCACCAAGAAAACTCGCGTTCACGCGAGCATAACTTTGACTGGAATGAAAATGATGGGATGAGTgatgatgagatggaaaagttGTTAATTAGGCATCTTGTGGAGAAAGCCAGGAAAGGCTCTCCAGCAGTTTTAAATGTGCAGAGAGCATTGTTCTCCCTTGATGATAATGAACATTGA